DNA sequence from the Streptomyces sp. CA-210063 genome:
CCTCCGTCCGTGGCGGGGTGCCCCGGGTGAAGACCGGGTCGTAGGCAGCGAGGTCTACGGCAAGCGCGGTTTCGAGGGAGCCTTCCGTGAGCAAGCGAATGCGATAGGGCCGCAGAGCCCCGCCTCCGCGTTTCCCCTTTCACTCTTTTCGGTGTTCCCTGTGCCGTCGACATGCCGTCCGGCACGGCGATTCCGCCTGCTTTCACGGGAGTTCCCCATGTCTGTCTCCACGCTTGCCGCCGACCGGTCCGTTTGTGCCCCGCTGCCCGTTCTGGGCCGGGATGTCACCGTCCCGCTCGTCACCGGCGGCGAAGTCACCTACGCCGCGCTCGACTACGCCGCCAGCGCCCCGGCGCTGCAGCGGGTGTGGGACGACGTGGCGGCGTACGCGCCGTACTACGGGAGCGTGCACCGGGGTGCCGGGTACCTGTCGCAGCTGTCCACCGACCTCTTCGAGAACGCCCGCAAGACCGTCGCGGAGTTCCTGGACTGCCGGGACGACGACCAGGTCGTGTTCACCCGGTCGACCACCGACTCGCTGAACCTGCTCGCCGCCGCGCTGCCCGCCGACTGCCAGGTCTTCGTCTTCGAGACCGAGCACCACGCCTCGTTGCTGCCGTGGCGGAACGCGCGGGTGACGTACCTGGACGCGCCGCGTACGCCGGAGGAGGCCGTGGCCGCTCTGGAGGCCGCCCTCGCCGGGCGCGACCCGCAGGGGCCGGCGCTGGTGTGCGTCACCGGTGCCTCCAATGTCACCGGGGAGATCTGGCCGGTGCGCGAGCTGGCCGCCGCCGCGCACGCGCACGGCGCGCGGATCGTGCTCGACGCGGCCCAGCTCGCGCCTCACCACCCCGTATCCGTACAGGAGTTGGACGTCGACTGGGTCGCCTTCTCGGGGCACAAGTTGTACGCGCCGTTCGGGTCCGGCGTGCTCGCCGGGCGCGCCGACTGGCTGCGCGAGGCCGACCCGTACCTCGCGGGCGGCGGCGCCAGCCGCAAGGTGAGCCGGCGTACGGACGGGGGCGTGGACGTCGAGTGGCACCAGACCGCCGCCCGGCACGAGGCCGGCTCGCCCAACGTCATCGGCGCCTACTCCATCGCCTCCGCCTGCAAGGCCCTCACCGAGGCCGGGTTCGAGACGCTGGTCGCCCGGGAGCAGCACCTGATCGACACCGTCCGCGCCGGTCTCGCCGAGGTGCCCGAGGTCCGGGTCCTCTCGCTCTTCGGGGACGACGCTCCGCGCGTCGGCGTCATCTCCTTCGTCGTCGAGGGCTGGAACAGCTCCCACTTCGCCGCCGCCCTCTCCGCCGAGTACGGCATCGGCGTCCGCGACGGTCTCTTCTGCGCCCACCCGCTGGTCCGCACCCTCCTCGGCGGCGACCCGCAGACCCAGGGCGAGTGCGGCGCCCCCGAGGCCGCGCCCGGCGAGCGGTCCCTCAACGCGATCCGGGTGAGCTTCGGGGCGGGCACGCCCGACGAGCACGTGGAGCGGTTCGTCGGCGCGGTGAAGGAGCTCGTGCGGGACGGCGCGAAGTGGAACTACCGTACGGAGGACGGGCGTTGCGTGCCGGCCGTCTGATCCGCTGACGCGCACTGTCGACCTCGGCCCTGATCCCGTCGTTCGCCCCGGCCGGCGGTGTCAGGTCCTGATCCCCGCCGTCACCCGCGCGCCCAGCACCATCATCCGCAGGGCCCGTTCCGTGGCGTCCGTGAGGAGTTCGCTCGCGCGGACCAGGGCCTCGGCGAGAGCCATCGGCGCGGGCAGGATCCCGGTGTACGCGTCCACGCCCGGCACCTCGTGCGCCCCCTCGCCCAGGGTGCCCGCGAGGGCGAGGACCGGGCGGCCGTTCCGCTTGGCGCGGCGGGCCACCTCGGCGGGGACCTTGCCGCGGGGGGTCTGGTGGTCGAGGGCGCCCTCGGCCGTGATGACCAGGTCGGCGCGGGCGAGCCGGGCGTCGAGGTCCAGATGGCTCAGCAGCACCTCGAAACGGGGGAGCAGCCGGGCCCCCACGGCGGCCAGCCCGGCACCGAGGCCGCCGGAGGCGCCGGTGCCGGGGCCGTGCCGGAGGTCGGTGCCGGGGGCGGGACGGGAGCCCGTACCCGGGCCGTCGTGGAGGCCGGTGCCGGTGGGGGTGACGTCGCGCAGGTCCCGTGTGAGGACGGACGCCCAGTTCTCCAGTCCGGCCGACAACTCCTCGACCTGCGCCGGCGTCGCCCCCTTCTGCGGGCCGAAGACGCGGGCGACTCCCCGCTCGCCGCACAGCACGTTGAACGGGTTGCAGGCGACCAGCAGTTCCACGTCCTTGAGACGGTGATCCAGGCCGGACGGGTCGATACGGTCCAGGCGCGTCAACTCCCGGCCGCCCGGCGTGAGTTCGTGGCCCTCCGAGTCCAAGAGGCGTGCGCCCAGCGCCTGGAGGGCCCCGGCCCCGCCGTCCGACGTGCCGGAGTCGCCGCAGCCGATCAGGACCCGCCGTACGCCGGTGTCGAGCGCGGCACGGATCAGCTCGCCGACGCCGTACGTGGTCGTGGCGCCGGGATCGCGGAGGGCGCACGGGACGAGGGAGAGGCCCGCGACGGCCGCCATCTCCACCACGGCGGTCTCCGCCATGGCCGGGTCGTGCGAGCCGAGCAGGGCGAAGTGCGTGTCCACCGGTTCGCCGACCGGGCCCGTGGCGAGAAGGGAGACCAGGCGGCCCCCGGTGGAGGCGGCCAGCGCGGCGGCCGTGCCCTCGCCGCCGTCCACCAGGGGGATGAGGTCCACCTCGGCGTCGGGCACGACCCGGCGGACACCCTCCGCGATGGCCTCGGCGGCGGCCTCGGCGGACAGGGACTCCTTGAAGCCACTGGGGGCTACGGCGACTCGGTTCAGCATGCTGCTCAGGGCTCCTGTGGGTCGTGGTGGCGGTGGGACATGAGGTCGAGGGAGTGAGGGTTCGGGGGAGTGAGGGGGCGTGGCGTGCCGGGGTCACGGAGGCATGGGTCCAGGGCGTCACGGGACCAGCGGCACGCCCAGCAGCGGCCACACCGCCACCGCGAAGAGCACGACGAGGGCGGCGGTCAGCGGGGCCAGGACGGCGGAGAGGCGCAGCAGGTCGCGTGGGGTGTAGGTGGGCGTGCCGGGCAGGTCGGCGAAGAGGGCGACCGGCTTCGCGGAGGCCGGGAGGGTGTGGCAGAAGCCCGCGGCGGCGGTGGAGGCGAGCGCGGCGGCGACCGGGTTGACCCCGGCGCCCACGGCCGCCGCGACGACCAGCGGGACGAGCACCGACGACCGCGCCGACCGGGACTGCAGAACCAGATGGGCGGCCGTGCTGAACCCCACGACCACCGCCAGGAACACCAGCGGCGTGACCCCCGTGGGCAGCCCCGAGACCAGCCACTTCGCCGCCCCCGAGTCGCTGAGCGCGACGCCCATGGCCATCGTCGCGGCCATGAAGAGCAGCATCGACCAGGGCACGGTCTTCAGCGCGTCCTTCAGCCCTACCGTGCCCAGCGCCGGCGAGGAGGCCACGACCGCGCCGATCAGCGCGACGACGGCCGGGGAGACCCGGTGGAGCGGCTCGCTGCACCACAGGACCACGACCGTGGCCAGCAGCAGGGCACAGCGCGACTCG
Encoded proteins:
- a CDS encoding aminotransferase class V-fold PLP-dependent enzyme, which translates into the protein MSVSTLAADRSVCAPLPVLGRDVTVPLVTGGEVTYAALDYAASAPALQRVWDDVAAYAPYYGSVHRGAGYLSQLSTDLFENARKTVAEFLDCRDDDQVVFTRSTTDSLNLLAAALPADCQVFVFETEHHASLLPWRNARVTYLDAPRTPEEAVAALEAALAGRDPQGPALVCVTGASNVTGEIWPVRELAAAAHAHGARIVLDAAQLAPHHPVSVQELDVDWVAFSGHKLYAPFGSGVLAGRADWLREADPYLAGGGASRKVSRRTDGGVDVEWHQTAARHEAGSPNVIGAYSIASACKALTEAGFETLVAREQHLIDTVRAGLAEVPEVRVLSLFGDDAPRVGVISFVVEGWNSSHFAAALSAEYGIGVRDGLFCAHPLVRTLLGGDPQTQGECGAPEAAPGERSLNAIRVSFGAGTPDEHVERFVGAVKELVRDGAKWNYRTEDGRCVPAV
- a CDS encoding glycerate kinase family protein, whose translation is MLNRVAVAPSGFKESLSAEAAAEAIAEGVRRVVPDAEVDLIPLVDGGEGTAAALAASTGGRLVSLLATGPVGEPVDTHFALLGSHDPAMAETAVVEMAAVAGLSLVPCALRDPGATTTYGVGELIRAALDTGVRRVLIGCGDSGTSDGGAGALQALGARLLDSEGHELTPGGRELTRLDRIDPSGLDHRLKDVELLVACNPFNVLCGERGVARVFGPQKGATPAQVEELSAGLENWASVLTRDLRDVTPTGTGLHDGPGTGSRPAPGTDLRHGPGTGASGGLGAGLAAVGARLLPRFEVLLSHLDLDARLARADLVITAEGALDHQTPRGKVPAEVARRAKRNGRPVLALAGTLGEGAHEVPGVDAYTGILPAPMALAEALVRASELLTDATERALRMMVLGARVTAGIRT